In Trifolium pratense cultivar HEN17-A07 linkage group LG7, ARS_RC_1.1, whole genome shotgun sequence, a genomic segment contains:
- the LOC123894676 gene encoding tetratricopeptide repeat protein 1-like → MVVIDHHETDDRNAILSNATTIDDASDGFETASDTDLDSNVDANDGSAIKQEEQDNLQQQNQQSDQQQEQSDTQRIISSDDASINNEELIQKALVQANEAKAEGNKLFVDARYEEALTQYELALQVAPDAPSSVEIRSICHANRGVCFLKMGKYENTVKECTKALELNPMYVKALVRRGEANEKLEHFEEAIADMKKILEIDPSNDQAGKTIRRLEPLAAVKREKMKEEMIAKLKDMGNSLLGRFGMSVDNFKAVQDPNTGSYSVSFQQ, encoded by the exons ATGGTAGTAATCGATCACCACGAGACTGACGATCGAAACGCGATTCTCTCCAACGCCACTACAATCGACGACGCTTCCGACGGCTTTGAAACCGCCAGTGACACCGATCTCGACAGCAACGTCGACGCCAATGACGGCAGTGCAATCAAACAGGAAGAACAAGATAATCTTCAGCAACAGAACCAACAGAGTGATCAACAGCAGGAACAGAGTGATACTCAGAGAATCATTTCTTCTGACGATGCATCGATCAACAATGAAGAACTGATACAG AAAGCATTGGTTCAAGCAAATGAAGCAAAGGCAGAAGGGAACAAACTTTTTGTAGATGCAAGGTATGAGGAGGCATTAACACAATATGAACTTGCTTTGCAAGTTGCACCAGACGCGCCTTCATCTGTGGAAATACGCTCAATATGCCATGCAAACCGTGGTGTGTGCTTTCTGAAAATG GGAAAATATGAAAACACAGTTAAAGAATGCACCAAAGCATTAGAATTGAATCCCATGTATGTCAAAGCTTTGGTAAGAAGAGGAGAGGCCAATGAAAAGCTTGAGCATTTTGAAGAAGCCATTGCTG ATATGAAAAAGATCTTAGAAATTGATCCCTCAAATGATCAAGCTGGGAAAACCATCCGCCGGCTAGAGCCCCTTGCTGCAGTAAAACGGGAAAAGATGAAGGAAGAAATGATTG CAAAACTAAAAGATATGGGCAACTCTCTCTTGGGTCGCTTTGGGATGAGCGTAGACAACTTTAAAGCAGTCCAAGATCCAAACACTGGTTCCTATTCCGTCTCATTCCAACAGTAA
- the LOC123894677 gene encoding lipoyl synthase 2, mitochondrial-like yields MYSRFRTVAGNLKCTTQHFYSSSTTTTTTTTAAPTEFPQNLAGLRARLATDSPSLSDFISMKSESAYSVEVGTKKKPLPKPKWMKESIPGGEKYVQIKKKLRELKLHTVCEEAKCPNLGECWSGGETGTATATIMILGDTCTRGCRFCNVKTSRTPPPPDPDEPTNVAEAIASWGLDYVVITSVDRDDLPDQGSGHFTETVQKLKVLKPSMLIEALVPDFRGNAECVEKVSKSGLDVFAHNIETVEELQSAVRDHRANFKQSLDVLMMAKDFAPAGTLTKTSIMLGCGETPDQIVKTMEKVRAAGVDVMTFGQYMRPSKRHMPVSEYITPEAFEKYQTLGMEMGFRYVASGPMVRSSYKAGEYYIKSMIDSDRAASSQS; encoded by the exons ATGTATTCGCGGTTTAGAACCGTCGCCGGAAACCTAAAATGCACCACCCAACACTTCTATTCAtcatccaccaccaccaccacaacaacCACCGCAGCTCCGACTGAATTCCCACAGAATCTTGCCGGACTTCGTGCTCGGCTGGCGACGGATTCTCCGTCTCTGTCGGACTTCATTTCAATGAAATCGGAAAGCGCGTATTCTGTTGAGGTTGGGACGAAGAAGAAACCGCTTCCGAAACCGAAATGGATGAAGGAATCGATTCCTGGTGGTGAGAAGTATGTGCAGATTAAGAAAAAGCTCCGTGAATTGAAGCTTCATACGGTTTGTGAAGAGGCAAAGTGCCCTAATTTGGGAGAGTGTTGGTCTGGTGGTGAAACTGGTACTGCCACTGCTACTATCATGATTCTTGGTGATACTTGTACTCGAGGTTGCAG ATTTTGCAATGTTAAGACATCAAGGACTCCTCCACCACCTGACCCTGACGAGCCAACCAATGTGGCTGAGGCAATTGCATCGTGGGGTTTGGATTATGTGGTTATAACAAGTGTTGACCGTGATGATTTACCTGATCAGGGGAGTGGTCATTTTACTGAGACAGTGCAGAAGCTGAAGGTACTGAAGCCTAGCATGCTGATTGAAGCCTTGG TTCCCGATTTTCGAGGAAATGCTGAATGTGTAGAAAAGGTTTCCAAATCAGGACTAGATGTCTTTGCACATAATATCGAGACAGTTGAAGAGCTTCAGAGTGCTGTCCGGGATCACCGGGCTAATTTTAAGCAGTCTTTGGATGTTCTGATGATGGCCAAGGATTTTGCCCCTGCCGGAACCCTCACTAAGACTTCGATAATGTTAGGTTGTGGGGAAACACCTGACCAGATTGTGAAGACAATGGAAAAGGTGAGAGCAGCTGGTGTTGATGTGATGACATTTGGTCAGTATATGAGACCCTCAAAGCGCCATATGCCAGTATCAGAATATATTACGCCTGAGGCCTTTGAGAAGTATCAGACTCTTGGCATGGAAATG GGATTTCGATATGTGGCATCTGGGCCCATGGTAAGGTCATCATACAAGGCAGGTGAATACTATATTAAATCCATGATTGACTCAGATCGGGCTGCATCTTCTCAAAGCTGA
- the LOC123896592 gene encoding uncharacterized protein LOC123896592: MGCCISTPKDDQNTLKTQQNTTQEPKCIAPPPQPKSPPLIVEEEFVKEILFETETPISKPQQVPILTQETKTQMQNMETTKDPIINKPLEEPSEEVSIISETCSVGESYSTTTTTTVPETREDEVTSKRRIREGSRNRNRNRNHSDGSRKRSYAGERSRIGGREQRRSKSPARVPEIPPEKKVVVGSRLDRRREFSDKVRRDSGEVFRRRSRSPSCQRTVGSSNTCRSELRQMDRAGRRFPPPGKCENEEVVVERNDGVLMEESIMNPHVSLECFIFL, translated from the coding sequence ATGGGTTGTTGTATTAGCACACCAAAAGATGACCAAAATACCCTCAAAACCCAACAAAATACCACCCAAGAACCAAAATGCATAGCTCCACCACCACAACCAAAATCACCACCACTAATTGTTGAAGAGGAGTTTGTGAAAGAGATTCTATTTGAAACAGAAACACCCATTTCTAAACCTCAACAAGTTCCAATTTTGACACAAGAAACAAAGACCCAAATGCAAAATATGGAAACTACAAAAGACCCCATCATTAACAAACCATTGGAGGAACCTTCAGAAGAAGTTTCTATCATTTCAGAAACATGCAGTGTAGGTGAAAGCtactccaccaccaccaccaccacagtGCCGGAAACAAGAGAAGACGAAGTTACAAGTAAGAGAAGAATCAGAGAGGGAAGTCGGAACCGGAATCGAAATCGGAATCATTCCGATGGATCAAGGAAGCGTTCTTATGCTGGTGAGAGGAGTAGAATTGGAGGGAGAGAGCAACGGCGGTCCAAATCTCCGGCGAGGGTACCGGAGATTCCACCGGAGAAGAAAGTGGTGGTGGGTTCACGGTTAGATCGCCGGAGGGAATTTTCCGATAAGGTCCGCCGTGACTCCGGCGAGGTTTTCCGCCGGCGATCGAGGTCGCCGTCGTGTCAGAGAACGGTTGGTAGTAGTAATACTTGTCGGAGTGAGCTCCGGCAGATGGATAGAGCCGGCCGGAGGTTTCCGCCGCCAGGTAAGTGTGAGAATGAGGAGGTTGTTGTGGAGAGAAACGACGGCGTTTTAATGGAGGAGTCAATTATGAATCCGCATGTTTCTTTggagtgttttatttttctgtag
- the LOC123894678 gene encoding protein SYM1-like yields MSVASLCTLYTPTPLIPFSKPHNSVPRFSSSQTKKRCRLIRSVAEDRETLPVVSKDTNVLDTSSPSKDDNNTEVVRDTDDDILISRAINATIVLGFGAFAVTKLLTIDHDYWHGWTLYEILRYVPEHNWIAYEQSLKANPVLAKMAISGVVYSIGDWIAQCYEGKPIFEFDRARLFRSGLVGFTLHGSLSHYYYQLCETLFPFQQWWVVPAKVAFDQTVWSAIWNSIYFVVLGLLRFDSLPNIYGELKSTFVPMLTAGWKLWPFAHLITYGVVPVEQRLLWVDCIELIWVTILSTYSNEKSESRKSEEVSETGSSTSSQNSKE; encoded by the exons ATGTCAGTTGCTTCTCTTTGCACCCTTTACACACCAACCCCCCTTATTCCCTTCTCCAAACCTCACAACTCCGTACCTCGCTTTTCTTCTTCCCAAACCAAAAAACGATGTCGTCTAATCAGGTCCGTTGCAGAGGATAGGGAAACACTTCCGGTGGTGTCAAAAGACACAAATGTCCTTGACACTTCTTCGCCTTCCAAGGATGATAATAACACAGAGGTTGTTCGTGATACTGATGATGATATCCTCATCAGCCGTGCCATCAATGCCACCATTGTTCTTGGATTTGGGGCTTTTGCTGTTACCAAATTGCTCACCATTGATCATGATTACTGGCAT GGTTGGACACTTTATGAGATACTGAGGTATGTGCCTGAACACAACTGGATTGCCTATGAGCAATCTTTGAAAGCAAATCCAGTTTTAGCTAAAATGGCAATAAGTGGAGTTGTATACTCAATTGGAGATTGGATTGCTCAG TGTTATGAAGGAAAGCCTATTTTTGAGTTTGATCGGGCGCGGCTATTCAGATCAGGTCTTGTTGGTTTTACTCTCCATGGATCTCTTTCTCACTATTACTACCAACTATGTGAG ACTCTTTTTCCTTTCCAACAATGGTGGGTTGTCCCTGCTAAAGTTGCTTTTGATCAAACTGTGTGGTCAGCTATTTGGAACAGCATCTACTTTGTGGTTTTGGGTTTGTTGCGTTTCGACTCTTTGCCTAACATATATGGTGAACTCAAGTCAACATTTGTGCCCATGCTTACC GCAGGTTGGAAGCTTTGGCCTTTTGCACATCTGATTACTTATGGCGTGGTTCCTGTTGAACAAAGGCTTCTTTGGGTGGACTGTATTGAGCTCATTTGGGTCACAATACTTTCAAC atATTCAAATGAGAAATCAGAATCTCGAAAATCTGAGGAAGTGTCAGAAACAGGGTCATCTACTTCAAGCCAGAATTCTAAG GAATAA
- the LOC123894680 gene encoding putative cell wall protein encodes MAYKASFFLALILINNMLLNTTCQARNIIPKNSNTDDKKEPQWFFHFDGIPGFGRMLPPWFGYTPQTPPNGAGAESGPGLAPAGGSYVPGGDDTFVPNPGVEVPNPGSGGAVPLPATVHP; translated from the coding sequence ATGGCTTACAAAGCTTCCTTTTTCCTTGCACTAATTCTCATCAACAATATGCTGCTTAACACTACTTGCCAAGCACGCAATATTATTCCGAAAAACTCAAACACCGATGATAAGAAAGAGCCTCAGTGGTTTTTCCATTTTGATGGGATTCCAGGCTTCGGGCGAATGTTGCCACCTTGGTTTGGTTATACACCTCAAACTCCACCAAATGGCGCCGGCGCAGAATCAGGACCAGGATTAGCACCAGCTGGTGGAAGCTATGTTCCAGGTGGTGACGACACCTTTGTGCCAAATCCTGGTGTCGAGGTTCCAAATCCTGGCAGTGGTGGCGCAGTTCCACTTCCAGCAACAGTTCATCCTTGA
- the LOC123894679 gene encoding probable protein phosphatase 2C 52, producing MGCCLSTSSRSTDDAGSSSCLEIGLCGQKKGRRTFSDHVVSLQKLTSLPNRIFSNGKSRSSCIFTQQGRKGVNQDAMIVWEDFVSEDAIFCGVFDGHGPYGHLVARKVRDALPIKLLSFLDSSESRRSKASFKKEIKPESGEAENDFSAEEEMSTMWREAFMKAYKAMDKELKSHANLDCFCSGSTSVTIVKQGSNLFMGNIGDSRAIMGSKDSNDSMVAIQLTVDLKPDLPREAERIKKCKGRVFALEDEPEVPRVWLPYDDAPGLAMARAFGDFCLKEYGVISIPEFTHRLLTDKDQFIVLASDGIWDVLSNEEVVEIVSSAPNRSSAARVIVESAAREWKHKYPTSKMDDCAVVCLFLDGKINSEESDCDEQCYSSATIQNNNDLSNPVELDEGQKSEPSLRRNYTVRSSEEIEKCVGGESVDVEDGTSTAEDQNWLALEGVTRVNSLVQLPRFSEEKPNS from the exons ATGGGGTGCTGTTTATCGACAAGTAGTAGAAGTACTGATGACGCGGGGTCTTCGTCTTGTCTAGAAATCGGATTGTGTGGTCAAAAGAAAGGGAGGAGAACATTCTCTGATCATGTTGTCTCTTTGCAAAAGTTAACTTCCTTACCAAACAGAATATTCAGTAACGGGAAGAGCCGGTCTTCTTGTATATTTACGCAGCAAGGTCGAAAGGGTGTTAATCAGGATGCCATGATTGTATGGGAA GATTTCGTATCAGAAGATGCGATCTTTTGTGGTGTATTTGATGGCCATGGTCCGTATGGTCACCTTGTCGCGCGCAAAGTTAGGGATGCCTTACCGATAAAATTGCTTTCATTTTTGGATTCATCTGAGTCAAGACGAAGTAAAGCTAGTTTCAAAAAGGAAATAAAGCCGGAAAGTGGAGAGGCGGAGAACGATTTCTCTGCTGAGGAGGAGATGAGTACTATGTGGAGAGAAGCTTTCATGAAGGCATACAAAGCTATGGATAAAGAGCTGAAGTCCCATGCAAATTTGGATTGTTTCTGTAGTGGAAGTACATCTGTGACTATAGTGAAACAG GGTTCAAATTTGTTCATGGGAAATATTGGTGATTCAAGAGCAATCATGGGATCTAAGGATAGCAATGACTCGATGGTGGCGATTCAGCTGACCGTTGATTTGAAACCTGATTTGCCAA GAGAAGCAGAAAGAATTAAGAAGTGCAAAGGTAGGGTATTTGCATTGGAAGATGAACCAGAAGTTCCTAGGGTGTGGTTACCTTATGATGATGCACCAGGATTAGCAATGGCTAGAGCATTCGGAGATTTTTGCTTGAAGGAGTATGGTGTCATTTCTATACCTGAATTTACGCACCGGCTTCTCACAGACAAAGACCAGTTCATTGTTCTTGCCTCGGACGGG ATCTGGGATGTTTTGAGCAATGAAGAGGTGGTGGAGATAGTATCATCAGCACCGAATCGATCATCAGCAGCGAGGGTTATAGTGGAATCTGCCGCACGAGAGTGGAAACATAAATATCCGACTTCAAAAATGGACGACTGTGCTGTTGTGTGCCTATTTTTGGATGGGAAAATCAACTCAGAAGAATCTGATTGTGATGAACAATGCTATTCTTCCGCCACCATCCAGAATAACAACGATTTGAGTAATCCAGTTGAGTTGGACGAAGGTCAAAAGTCCGAGCCATCTTTGCGAAGGAACTACACTGTTAGATCCTCAGAAGAAATTGAGAAATGTGTAGGAGGAGAATCTGTTGATGTTGAAGATGGAACATCAACAGCTGAAGATCAAAACTGGTTAGCTCTAGAAGGTGTCACCCGAGTAAACTCACTGGTACAACTTCCTAGATTTTCTGAAGAAAAGCCTAACTCTTGA